Proteins found in one Salinimonas lutimaris genomic segment:
- a CDS encoding excisionase translates to MNAMVTTEKLAELTGYSKGAIHMKVKKGVWIKNEHYYKAPDGKLIFVVEMVYQWFKENAK, encoded by the coding sequence ATGAACGCGATGGTCACAACCGAAAAGCTTGCCGAATTGACCGGTTACTCAAAGGGAGCAATTCATATGAAGGTCAAGAAAGGCGTGTGGATAAAGAATGAACATTATTACAAAGCACCTGACGGCAAACTGATTTTTGTCGTTGAAATGGTTTATCAGTGGTTTAAGGAAAATGCAAAATGA
- a CDS encoding SEC-C metal-binding domain-containing protein → MKTGRNEKCPCGSGKKFKHCCIDISEAHFVRDESNNASLPKEQYIGFNRERAPDMSPFDLDQEAVCCLVSLLSTGAAKSLNEMHNTDKFETDHVIVTTGNCSDIQLAGPFSTLEAAFEFSMKNHGAVRFQTQPQFV, encoded by the coding sequence ATGAAAACCGGAAGAAATGAAAAATGCCCCTGTGGCAGTGGTAAGAAGTTTAAGCATTGCTGCATTGATATCTCAGAAGCGCATTTCGTACGAGATGAATCTAATAATGCCAGCCTGCCAAAAGAGCAATATATTGGCTTTAACCGTGAGCGTGCGCCAGATATGTCACCGTTTGATCTCGACCAAGAAGCCGTTTGCTGTCTTGTATCCTTACTCTCAACTGGTGCAGCTAAATCGTTAAACGAAATGCACAACACGGATAAGTTCGAAACTGATCATGTGATTGTGACTACTGGTAACTGTTCAGATATTCAGTTAGCCGGCCCTTTCAGTACCTTAGAAGCTGCTTTTGAATTTTCAATGAAAAATCATGGTGCAGTACGTTTTCAGACTCAACCACAGTTTGTTTAA
- a CDS encoding replication endonuclease — translation MADLNLSNDISELKMFAKQKALQCLRDTAHMSAEAAFHFCRSKFSRYGFSISDDMSQTEALHLLRSEKFWFKKIKTLATQKMEEVRRQLDLINQAKSAYCSVDRLKQHQWEKEQAHAFMENKWFCSANGELISMLDAYNSNVSNPKIRRAELMVRVKGTEEFSKLQGDCGWFYTLTTPSKYHSHYKSGKPNPKHQKLSVKDASEYLNSQWRKARAQFDREEIKVYGLRVVEPHHDGTPHWHLMLFMPPEKVLRVTEILRHYAMEHEGNENGAKNSRFKAEQIKDEKGSAQDYIAKYICKNIDGEYLDTDKYGNDAKVAASRITAWASLFKIRQFQFFGLPSVSLWRQLRRIDGKIEDAGLDQLRLAADSSDWLAYIIMMGGNNKRKAERPFILEYEKQIKAMFEDIDPKLLSNYAYNNKPRTILSVTAKYLIADKGWTLISSPAELGDCPPAPRDGRAVEPGSAGHRRLQADTR, via the coding sequence GTGGCTGATCTCAATCTGTCGAACGATATTTCCGAATTAAAAATGTTTGCTAAACAGAAAGCGCTCCAGTGCCTGAGAGATACAGCGCACATGAGTGCCGAGGCGGCATTTCACTTTTGCAGGTCTAAGTTCAGTCGTTACGGGTTTTCTATATCTGATGATATGTCACAGACCGAAGCCCTTCACCTACTGCGCTCTGAAAAGTTCTGGTTTAAAAAGATAAAGACACTGGCTACGCAAAAGATGGAAGAGGTACGCCGACAACTTGACCTTATCAATCAAGCGAAAAGTGCGTATTGCAGCGTCGATAGACTCAAACAGCATCAATGGGAAAAAGAACAAGCTCACGCTTTCATGGAGAACAAATGGTTTTGCAGTGCTAATGGGGAGCTTATATCAATGTTGGATGCATACAATTCCAACGTTTCAAACCCGAAAATAAGACGTGCTGAACTCATGGTCCGCGTTAAAGGCACAGAGGAGTTTTCAAAGTTACAAGGTGACTGTGGCTGGTTTTACACACTAACCACACCATCAAAGTATCATTCACACTACAAATCAGGTAAGCCGAATCCTAAACATCAAAAACTATCAGTCAAAGATGCCAGCGAGTACTTAAACTCGCAGTGGCGAAAAGCGCGAGCACAGTTCGATAGAGAAGAAATCAAAGTATACGGATTACGCGTTGTTGAACCGCATCACGATGGTACCCCTCACTGGCATTTGATGTTATTCATGCCACCCGAAAAAGTACTGCGAGTCACAGAAATTCTTCGCCACTATGCCATGGAGCATGAGGGTAATGAAAACGGAGCAAAGAATAGTCGTTTTAAAGCTGAGCAAATCAAAGATGAGAAAGGCTCTGCACAGGACTATATAGCTAAATATATCTGTAAGAATATCGATGGTGAATACCTAGATACTGACAAATACGGCAATGATGCCAAAGTTGCAGCCTCAAGAATTACAGCTTGGGCCTCACTATTCAAAATCAGACAATTTCAATTCTTTGGCCTTCCCTCCGTTTCGTTGTGGCGTCAACTGCGCCGAATTGATGGAAAAATTGAAGATGCAGGGCTAGACCAACTTCGACTGGCAGCAGATTCCTCTGACTGGCTTGCTTACATAATAATGATGGGCGGCAATAACAAACGTAAAGCTGAACGTCCTTTCATTCTTGAGTATGAAAAGCAAATTAAGGCCATGTTCGAGGATATCGATCCCAAGCTGCTATCTAACTACGCTTACAACAACAAGCCTAGAACAATCCTTTCTGTTACTGCCAAATACCTGATAGCTGATAAAGGCTGGACGCTCATATCGTCACCTGCTGAGCTGGGCGACTGCCCGCCCGCCCCACGGGACGGACGAGCAGTCGAGCCGGGCTCGGCGGGTCACCGAAGGTTGCAGGCAGACACGCGGTGA
- a CDS encoding NADH:flavin oxidoreductase/NADH oxidase family protein, giving the protein MSSQSVVFDPLTLPCGKVLKNRVVKAAMEENMAATGCLPDHNLFSLYRYWAHGDLGMVITGNVMVDRQAMTGAGGVVLEKQTCIEPFVRWAKVIKSGGACAVMQINHPGRQVFRAVSATALAPSEVPLKMGQYTKQFAQPREMTCEDIYAVTQRFVDTAKKAQQAGFDGVEIHAAHGYLLAQFLSPLTNQRQDQWGGALANRARLLLNIVSQIKAVCHSGFLVMVKLNASDFQRGGLTLDEAKTIVGYLNKLDIDCVEVSGGNYEAPAMQGKSGDEQVLGKHGYFTEFAAQIAQVATMPVMTTGGIVSLRSAEQVLAQGCELLGMASALATTPDLVRKWQQMPGYKGSIPDCDWQDKTLASIVKMSMVRRQLRRLGNDLSTMRSPRPLWSLILDMLHRQRQVRRLRRDKQNAGE; this is encoded by the coding sequence ATGAGTTCACAGTCAGTAGTATTCGACCCACTCACTCTACCATGCGGCAAAGTGTTGAAAAACCGGGTAGTTAAAGCCGCCATGGAAGAAAATATGGCGGCTACCGGCTGCCTGCCCGATCATAATTTGTTTTCGCTGTATCGGTACTGGGCGCACGGCGATCTGGGCATGGTGATCACCGGCAATGTCATGGTAGATCGACAGGCCATGACGGGCGCCGGTGGTGTTGTACTGGAAAAGCAAACCTGTATTGAGCCATTTGTACGCTGGGCTAAGGTGATAAAGTCTGGTGGTGCGTGCGCGGTGATGCAAATCAATCACCCGGGACGTCAGGTGTTCAGGGCTGTCAGTGCCACTGCGCTGGCGCCGTCTGAAGTGCCATTAAAAATGGGCCAGTATACCAAGCAGTTTGCGCAGCCCCGTGAAATGACCTGCGAAGACATTTACGCAGTTACCCAGCGTTTTGTTGATACGGCTAAAAAAGCCCAGCAGGCCGGTTTTGACGGGGTTGAGATTCACGCAGCTCACGGCTATTTACTGGCGCAGTTTTTGTCTCCGCTAACCAATCAGCGGCAGGACCAATGGGGCGGGGCACTGGCAAATCGCGCCCGGTTGCTGCTTAATATTGTTAGCCAGATAAAGGCGGTATGCCATAGCGGGTTTTTGGTTATGGTAAAACTTAACGCGTCTGATTTTCAGCGCGGCGGGTTAACCCTGGACGAAGCCAAAACCATTGTGGGTTATCTCAATAAACTGGATATTGATTGTGTTGAGGTGTCGGGCGGTAATTATGAAGCACCGGCCATGCAGGGAAAAAGTGGCGATGAGCAGGTATTGGGTAAACATGGGTATTTTACTGAGTTTGCTGCTCAGATAGCTCAGGTGGCCACCATGCCGGTGATGACGACCGGCGGAATTGTATCCTTGCGCAGTGCCGAGCAGGTGCTCGCTCAGGGATGTGAATTGCTGGGAATGGCCAGCGCCCTGGCAACCACCCCGGATCTGGTCAGAAAATGGCAACAAATGCCTGGGTATAAAGGCAGTATTCCTGACTGCGACTGGCAGGATAAAACCCTGGCCAGCATAGTGAAGATGTCGATGGTACGACGTCAGTTACGGCGTCTGGGCAATGATTTATCTACCATGCGATCACCACGGCCATTATGGAGCCTGATACTGGATATGTTACACCGTCAGCGCCAGGTAAGGCGCTTACGACGCGACAAGCAAAATGCCGGAGAATAA
- the smpB gene encoding SsrA-binding protein SmpB: protein MKQNKANKNTGGTIALNKKARHEFHLEDKFEAGMELQGWEIKSIRDGKVNITDNYVIIQNGEAYLVGCRITPLQQASTHVICAPERARKLLLSRRELDRLMGARDRQGYSIVATAMYWKKCWVKLEIYLAKGKDTKDKRDTLKDRDWQRQKERVMKHSV from the coding sequence ATGAAACAGAACAAAGCAAACAAAAATACCGGCGGTACCATCGCGCTGAACAAAAAAGCACGCCATGAGTTTCACCTTGAAGACAAGTTTGAAGCCGGCATGGAGTTGCAGGGATGGGAAATCAAAAGCATTCGTGATGGCAAAGTCAACATCACAGATAACTATGTCATCATCCAAAATGGCGAAGCTTATCTGGTCGGCTGCCGAATTACGCCCTTACAACAGGCTTCTACGCATGTAATTTGTGCACCAGAGCGTGCCCGCAAATTGCTGCTTAGCCGACGCGAGCTGGACCGCCTGATGGGCGCCAGAGACCGTCAGGGTTATTCCATTGTGGCCACGGCCATGTACTGGAAAAAGTGCTGGGTTAAACTGGAAATTTACCTGGCAAAAGGTAAAGACACCAAAGATAAGCGCGATACTCTGAAAGACCGTGACTGGCAGCGCCAGAAAGAACGGGTGATGAAACATAGCGTGTAA
- a CDS encoding type II toxin-antitoxin system RatA family toxin, with protein MPTIQRSALVNHSAQAMYDLVNDVESYPQFLPGCKDSKVMGRDDASMQAALLVSKAGVKQWFTTQNTLEPARHIHMKLVDGPFKRLSGGWTFSPLSDEACKIELNLEFEFTSKLTELAFGKVFNALAASMVKAFTDRAKQVYS; from the coding sequence ATGCCGACGATTCAACGCAGTGCGCTAGTGAACCATAGCGCACAAGCTATGTACGACTTAGTCAACGATGTGGAATCTTATCCGCAGTTTCTGCCCGGTTGTAAAGACAGCAAAGTGATGGGCCGTGATGATGCCTCCATGCAGGCCGCTCTGCTGGTCTCCAAAGCCGGCGTTAAGCAGTGGTTTACAACCCAGAATACGCTGGAGCCAGCCCGTCATATTCACATGAAGCTGGTAGACGGTCCGTTTAAGCGCCTTTCAGGCGGCTGGACATTTTCTCCGCTATCCGACGAAGCCTGTAAGATTGAACTGAACTTGGAATTTGAATTCACCAGTAAGCTTACCGAACTGGCATTTGGTAAAGTGTTTAATGCGCTGGCTGCCAGTATGGTAAAAGCCTTTACCGACAGGGCAAAACAGGTTTATTCATGA
- a CDS encoding RnfH family protein, producing MNRVINTEVAYAEPQKQSIIDVAIAEGATVKEVIEASRITDLYPDIDLSSTKVGIWSRVVKLTDVVADGDRIEIYRPLIADPKEVRKRRAEKAVSEGRADKVTGGRPNPLKGQND from the coding sequence ATGAACCGGGTCATTAATACAGAAGTGGCTTATGCTGAGCCGCAAAAACAGTCGATTATTGATGTTGCCATTGCTGAAGGGGCGACGGTGAAAGAGGTAATCGAAGCATCCAGAATTACTGATCTGTACCCTGACATTGACTTAAGCAGCACCAAAGTGGGGATATGGAGTCGGGTGGTAAAGCTTACCGATGTTGTGGCCGACGGTGACAGAATTGAAATTTACCGTCCGTTGATTGCTGATCCAAAAGAAGTACGTAAACGGCGTGCTGAAAAAGCGGTTAGTGAAGGAAGAGCGGACAAGGTCACCGGCGGGCGACCTAATCCACTTAAAGGTCAGAACGACTAA
- a CDS encoding MarR family winged helix-turn-helix transcriptional regulator, with protein MRKEEELLVALRRVIRAVDLRSKQLSKDVGLTGPQLMVMQNIEGNPGVMVREIAESINLSPATITNILDRLENRGLAQRIRSTKDKRKVSVHLTDLGNEALEHAPRPLQEHFIDRFNDLKEWEQSQMVATMQRIATMMDAEKIDASPFLEVGSISDKNL; from the coding sequence ATGCGTAAAGAAGAGGAATTACTGGTAGCACTTCGGCGTGTTATCCGCGCAGTAGATTTGCGTAGCAAGCAGTTAAGTAAGGATGTGGGTCTGACCGGCCCGCAACTTATGGTGATGCAAAATATTGAAGGTAACCCCGGTGTGATGGTGCGTGAAATTGCTGAGAGTATTAACCTTAGCCCCGCCACCATAACCAATATTCTTGACCGTCTGGAAAACAGAGGGCTTGCACAACGCATACGAAGTACCAAGGACAAACGTAAGGTGAGTGTTCACCTTACGGACTTGGGAAATGAGGCGCTGGAACATGCGCCGCGTCCGTTACAGGAACACTTTATTGACCGTTTCAACGACCTTAAAGAATGGGAACAAAGTCAGATGGTAGCAACCATGCAACGCATTGCTACCATGATGGATGCAGAGAAAATTGATGCATCACCGTTTCTTGAGGTGGGGAGTATTTCGGACAAAAACCTGTAA